The Lepeophtheirus salmonis chromosome 1, UVic_Lsal_1.4, whole genome shotgun sequence genome has a segment encoding these proteins:
- the LOC121115810 gene encoding uncharacterized protein isoform X3 → MSLNYRKLFSSDLDQIDNHLVVHLFLKEPLGVAFGLADEKLYRPWIRKLTQPHIEKLQISWGCFEGDKLVGLILNNIQHKDTNKNIASIGDALKHESLDHPLHKVDTFIVHNLYKGVDIFGDLDRLIHHYLLSVAGNYGRRGIGKKLIELSLQEASDKGIKECFAETTGKYSGKIFEQLGFMKIRMIKYKDFEETRSIDLDLRQTTA, encoded by the exons ATGAGTCTCAATTATCGGAAACTATTCTCTTCAGACTTGGATCAAATAGATAATCATCTTGTAGTGcacttatttttgaaggaacCTCTTGGGGTCGCCTTTGGTTTGGCGGATGAGAAATTGTATCGACCTTGGATTCGTAAATTAACACAACCTCACATTGAAAAACTTCAG ATTTCATGGGGTTGCTTTGAGGGTGATAAGCTAGTTGGcctaatattgaataatattcaacacaaggatacaaataaaaacattgccTCGATTGGGGATGCTCTAAAACATGAATCCTTGGATCATCCACTTCATAAAGTAGATACATTTATTGTTCATAATCTGTACAAG GGTGTTGATATCTTTGGAGATTTGGATCGGttaattcatcattatttattatcgGTGGCTGGGAACTATGGACGACGAGGGATTGGGAAAAAACTTATTGAGCTTAG CTTACAAGAGGCATCAGACAAGGGAATAAAAGAATGCTTCGCAGAAACGACTGGAAAGTATTCTGGGAAAATATTTGAGCAACTTGGATTTATGAAGATTCGTATGATCAAATATAAGGATTTTGAGGAGACGAGAAGTATAGATCTTG ATTTAAGGCAAACTACGGCATGA
- the LOC121115810 gene encoding uncharacterized protein isoform X2 codes for MSLNYRKLFSSDLDQIDNHLVVHLFLKEPLGVAFGLADEKLYRPWIRKLTQPHIEKLQISWGCFEGDKLVGLILNNIQHKDTNKNIASIGDALKHESLDHPLHKVDTFIVHNLYKGVDIFGDLDRLIHHYLLSVAGNYGRRGIGKKLIELSLQEASDKGIKECFAETTGKYSGKIFEQLGFMKIRMIKYKDFEETRSIDLGVHDEAIVWRKIL; via the exons ATGAGTCTCAATTATCGGAAACTATTCTCTTCAGACTTGGATCAAATAGATAATCATCTTGTAGTGcacttatttttgaaggaacCTCTTGGGGTCGCCTTTGGTTTGGCGGATGAGAAATTGTATCGACCTTGGATTCGTAAATTAACACAACCTCACATTGAAAAACTTCAG ATTTCATGGGGTTGCTTTGAGGGTGATAAGCTAGTTGGcctaatattgaataatattcaacacaaggatacaaataaaaacattgccTCGATTGGGGATGCTCTAAAACATGAATCCTTGGATCATCCACTTCATAAAGTAGATACATTTATTGTTCATAATCTGTACAAG GGTGTTGATATCTTTGGAGATTTGGATCGGttaattcatcattatttattatcgGTGGCTGGGAACTATGGACGACGAGGGATTGGGAAAAAACTTATTGAGCTTAG CTTACAAGAGGCATCAGACAAGGGAATAAAAGAATGCTTCGCAGAAACGACTGGAAAGTATTCTGGGAAAATATTTGAGCAACTTGGATTTATGAAGATTCGTATGATCAAATATAAGGATTTTGAGGAGACGAGAAGTATAGATCTTG GTGTTCATGATGAAGCCATTGTATGGAGAAAGATTCTTTAA
- the LOC121115810 gene encoding uncharacterized protein isoform X1, with amino-acid sequence MSLNYRKLFSSDLDQIDNHLVVHLFLKEPLGVAFGLADEKLYRPWIRKLTQPHIEKLQISWGCFEGDKLVGLILNNIQHKDTNKNIASIGDALKHESLDHPLHKVDTFIVHNLYKGVDIFGDLDRLIHHYLLSVAGNYGRRGIGKKLIELSLQEASDKGIKECFAETTGKYSGKIFEQLGFMKIRMIKYKDFEETRSIDLDRLQGHFVEIVHDLGIRM; translated from the exons ATGAGTCTCAATTATCGGAAACTATTCTCTTCAGACTTGGATCAAATAGATAATCATCTTGTAGTGcacttatttttgaaggaacCTCTTGGGGTCGCCTTTGGTTTGGCGGATGAGAAATTGTATCGACCTTGGATTCGTAAATTAACACAACCTCACATTGAAAAACTTCAG ATTTCATGGGGTTGCTTTGAGGGTGATAAGCTAGTTGGcctaatattgaataatattcaacacaaggatacaaataaaaacattgccTCGATTGGGGATGCTCTAAAACATGAATCCTTGGATCATCCACTTCATAAAGTAGATACATTTATTGTTCATAATCTGTACAAG GGTGTTGATATCTTTGGAGATTTGGATCGGttaattcatcattatttattatcgGTGGCTGGGAACTATGGACGACGAGGGATTGGGAAAAAACTTATTGAGCTTAG CTTACAAGAGGCATCAGACAAGGGAATAAAAGAATGCTTCGCAGAAACGACTGGAAAGTATTCTGGGAAAATATTTGAGCAACTTGGATTTATGAAGATTCGTATGATCAAATATAAGGATTTTGAGGAGACGAGAAGTATAGATCTTG ATAGGTTGCAAGGACACTTTGTAGAAATTGTTCATGATTTGGGGATACGAATgtaa